A stretch of the Oncorhynchus clarkii lewisi isolate Uvic-CL-2024 unplaced genomic scaffold, UVic_Ocla_1.0 unplaced_contig_5644_pilon_pilon, whole genome shotgun sequence genome encodes the following:
- the LOC139393703 gene encoding C-type lectin domain family 4 member E-like → MERDQLQKEIERLNWENKGSCPEGWRRFGCSCYFLSTERKSWEESRQDCLERGADLVIINSEEEQTFINGFKSVSYVWIGLTDSVTEGTWKWVDGTPLTTPRYWWSGEPGGGTYQNCGEIYYISSGQGVWRDLGCSFSQEWICEK, encoded by the exons ATGGAGCGTGACCAGCTACAGAAGGAGATAGAAAGACTGAACTGGGAGAACAAAG GGTCCTGTCCTGAAGGATGGAGAAGGTTTGGCTGCAGCTGTTACttcctctctactgagaggaAATCCTGGGAGGAGAGTAGACAGgactgtctggagagaggagcagatcTGGTGATCATTAACAGTGAAGAggaacag ACATTCATCAATGGGTTTAAATCAGTCAGTTATgtctggattggtctgactgactctgttactgaggggacctggaaatgggtggacggcaccccactgaccaccccaag GTATTGGTGGAGTGGAGAGCCTGGTGGTGGTACGTACCAGAACTGTGGGGAAATCTATTACATATCGTCAGGCCAAGGAGTATGGAGGGATTTGGGATGTTCGTTTTCACAAGAATGGATCTGTGAGAAATAG